One part of the Nitrosophilus kaiyonis genome encodes these proteins:
- a CDS encoding PAS domain-containing protein, translating to MKKPTPIDEEYTFEDGVIVSETDLKGVITYANRTFCKIAGYDKEELLGKPHNIIRHPDMPKAAFKDMWETIKKDKEWIGLVKNLRKDGRYYWVKTYIKPVFKDGVKVGYIAARKPVSKEDKEEAELKYKMMREKEQN from the coding sequence GTGAAAAAACCTACACCAATTGATGAAGAATATACTTTTGAAGATGGAGTAATTGTTAGTGAAACAGACCTAAAAGGCGTCATAACATATGCAAATAGAACATTTTGTAAAATAGCTGGATATGATAAAGAAGAACTTTTAGGAAAGCCTCATAATATTATTAGACATCCTGATATGCCTAAAGCTGCTTTTAAAGATATGTGGGAAACTATAAAAAAAGATAAAGAGTGGATAGGACTTGTAAAAAATCTTAGAAAAGATGGTAGATATTATTGGGTAAAAACATATATAAAACCAGTCTTTAAAGATGGAGTAAAAGTAGGATATATAGCAGCAAGAAAACCTGTGAGCAAAGAAGATAAAGAAGAAGCTGAACTAAAATATAAAATGATGAGAGAAAAGGAACAAAATTGA
- the uvrC gene encoding excinuclease ABC subunit UvrC, which translates to MKLLEKLKNLPDAPGVYQYFDKNGSLLYVGKAKSLKNRVKSYFRFSPKFMPAANLSPRIYKMVHEIYDLEYILVENENDALILENSLIKQLKPKYNILLRDDKTYPYIYIDLSQDFPRFEITRKVVKGKKIKYYGPFSVAAKDILDSIYEIFPLVQKKSCINGKKACLFYQMKRCLAPCEGKISKDEYKKVVEDAIKHILDKNLLIKKLESKMLDLSKNLRFEEAAIIRDRIEKIKKSNIQSNIDFAKLEDLDVLYIHEKKNEAVIIRIFMREGKVISSSSKIIKYDIDKGFDIDEAYKRAILDFYRNDSIFISKKIIVGKDFEQKGEIEELLRKKFKKNISIINPKKGEKVKLIKLAQINAKEILSKNQKNKNDEILYKIKELFDLKTTPFRIEIFDNSHIKGKQPVGAMVVYENEKLKKDDYRHYNLTSKDEYSQMKELLSKRADSFEKNPPPDLWVIDGGETLRKLAKDILKSVGVDIDVIAIAKEKADFKAVRSKGRARDIIYSEKEVFDLLPNDKRLQFIQYLRDEAHRFAIKFHKHQKIKHDKEISLLNATGIGEAKIKKLLNYFGSFENIKSATIEEIATVLNKKDAKNIKSFLSKN; encoded by the coding sequence ATGAAACTGCTTGAAAAGTTAAAAAATCTTCCAGATGCTCCAGGGGTTTACCAATATTTTGATAAAAATGGATCACTTTTATATGTTGGGAAAGCAAAAAGTTTAAAAAATAGAGTAAAAAGTTATTTTAGATTTTCACCAAAATTTATGCCTGCGGCAAATTTAAGTCCAAGAATATATAAAATGGTTCATGAAATATATGATTTAGAATACATTTTGGTAGAAAATGAAAATGACGCCCTTATTTTAGAAAACTCTCTAATAAAGCAGCTCAAGCCAAAATATAATATCTTATTAAGAGATGATAAAACCTATCCATACATATATATAGATTTATCACAAGATTTTCCAAGATTTGAAATAACAAGAAAGGTTGTAAAAGGGAAAAAGATAAAATATTATGGACCATTTTCAGTAGCTGCAAAAGATATACTTGACTCTATTTATGAAATATTTCCGCTTGTTCAAAAAAAGAGCTGTATAAATGGTAAAAAAGCATGTCTCTTTTATCAAATGAAAAGATGTCTTGCACCTTGTGAAGGGAAAATATCAAAAGATGAATATAAAAAAGTAGTAGAAGATGCAATAAAACATATTTTAGACAAAAATCTTCTTATAAAAAAACTTGAATCAAAAATGCTTGATTTATCGAAAAATCTAAGATTTGAAGAAGCAGCAATCATTAGAGATAGAATAGAAAAAATTAAAAAAAGCAATATACAAAGTAACATAGATTTTGCAAAACTTGAAGATTTGGATGTTTTATATATCCATGAGAAAAAAAATGAAGCCGTTATTATTAGAATCTTTATGAGAGAGGGAAAGGTGATCTCAAGTAGCTCTAAAATTATAAAATATGATATTGATAAAGGATTTGATATTGATGAAGCTTACAAAAGAGCTATTTTAGATTTTTATAGAAATGACTCAATCTTTATATCAAAAAAGATTATAGTAGGGAAAGATTTTGAGCAAAAAGGAGAGATTGAAGAGCTTTTAAGAAAAAAGTTTAAAAAAAATATTTCAATTATCAATCCAAAAAAAGGAGAAAAGGTAAAGCTTATAAAACTTGCTCAAATAAATGCCAAAGAGATTTTAAGCAAAAATCAAAAAAATAAAAATGATGAAATTTTATATAAAATTAAAGAGCTTTTTGATTTAAAAACAACTCCTTTTAGAATAGAGATTTTTGATAATTCACATATAAAAGGAAAACAGCCAGTTGGAGCTATGGTAGTTTATGAAAATGAAAAATTAAAAAAAGATGATTATAGACATTACAATCTAACATCAAAAGATGAATATTCACAAATGAAAGAGCTTTTATCAAAAAGAGCAGATAGTTTTGAAAAAAATCCTCCTCCTGATTTATGGGTAATAGATGGAGGGGAGACTCTTAGAAAACTTGCAAAAGATATTTTGAAAAGTGTAGGTGTTGATATAGATGTCATAGCAATAGCAAAAGAAAAGGCTGATTTTAAAGCTGTAAGAAGTAAAGGAAGAGCCAGAGATATCATCTATAGTGAAAAAGAAGTCTTTGATCTTTTACCAAATGACAAAAGATTGCAATTTATCCAATATCTTCGTGATGAGGCTCACAGATTTGCTATAAAATTCCACAAACATCAAAAGATTAAACATGATAAAGAGATCTCTTTATTAAATGCAACTGGTATAGGTGAGGCAAAAATTAAAAAACTTCTTAATTATTTTGGCTCTTTTGAAAATATAAAAAGTGCTACTATTGAAGAAATTGCTACTGTTTTAAATAAAAAAGATGCTAAAAATATAAAAAGTTTTTTATCTAAGAATTAG